One genomic window of Carassius gibelio isolate Cgi1373 ecotype wild population from Czech Republic chromosome A10, carGib1.2-hapl.c, whole genome shotgun sequence includes the following:
- the LOC128021639 gene encoding ATP-binding cassette sub-family F member 2-like produces the protein MPSDLAKKKAAKKKEAAKARQRTKKPEDGVNGDLEKPENQLNGAAEDNGVASLTKELDEFELKKTEARAVTGVLASHPNSTDVHISSLSLTFHGQELLSDTSLELNSGRRYGLIGLNGTGKSMLLSAIGHREVPIPEHIDIYHLTREMAPSEKTALECVMEVDEERIRLEREAERLAHEDSECEKLMELYERLEELDADKAEMRASRILNGLGFTNAMQQKKLKDFSGGWRMRVALARALFLKPFMLLLDEPTNHLDLDACVWLEEELSQFKRILVLISHSQDFLNGVCTNIIHLHQCKLKYYTGNYDQYVKTREELEENQMKRFNWEQDQITHMKNYIARFGHGSAKLARQAQSKEKTLQKMVASGLTERVVNDKTLSFYFHPCGKIPPPVIMVQNVSFKYSENAPHIYKNLEFGIDLDTRVALVGPNGAGKSTLLKLLAGELLPTDGMIRKHSHVKIGRYHQHLTEQLELDLSPLEYMMKCYPDIKEKEEMRKIIGRYGLTGKQQVSPIRNLSDGQKCRVCFAWLAWQNPHMLFLDEPTNHLDIETIDALAEAINEFEGGMMLVSHDFRLIQQVAQEIWVCEKQTITKWSRDILAYKEHLKSKIDKQTHDL, from the exons ggGTTGCCAGTTTGACGAAGGAGCTGGATGAGTTTGAGCTAAAGAAAACCGAGGCTCGTGCAGTGACTGGCGTGCTGGCATCACATCCCAACAGCACTGATGTGCACATCAGCAGCTTGTCTCTCACCTTTCATGGACAGGAGCTGCTCAGTGACACTAGTTTGGAGCTCAACTCTGGTCGCCGGTATGGCCTTATTGGACTCAATGGAACTG GCAAATCCATGCTGCTGTCAGCGATCGGTCACAGGGAGGTGCCGATTCCAGAGCACATTGATATCTACCACCTGACCCGAGAGATGGCTCCCAGTGAGAAGACCGCTCTGGAGTGTGTGATGGAGGTAGATGAAGAGAGGATCAGGCTGGAGAGAGAGGCTGAAAGGCTTGCTCATGAGGACT CTGAATGTGAGAAGCTGATGGAGCTGTATGAGCGTCTGGAGGAGCTGGACGCTGATAAAGCAGAGATGAGGGCCTCGCGGATCCTCAACGGTCTCGGCTTCACCAATGCTATGCAGCAGAAGAAACTCAAAGACTTCAGCGGTGGCTGGAGGATGCGTGTTGCTCTTGCTCG GGCACTGTTTCTCAAGCCTTTCATGTTGCTGTTGGATGAGCCAACAAACCACCTTGACTTGGACGCATGTGTGTGGCTGGAGGAGGAGCTCAGTCA GTTCAAAAGAATTCTGGTTTTAATATCCCATTCCCAGGACTTCCTTAATGGCGTTTGTACGAACATTATTCACCTGCACCAGTGCAAGCTGAAATATTACACG GGTAACTATGACCAGTATGTGAAGACCCGAGAGGAACTGGAGGAGAATCAGATGAAGCGGTTTAACTGGGAGCAGGACCAGATCACACACATGAAG AACTATATTGCTCGGTTTGGTCACGGTTCTGCCAAGCTGGCCAGACAAGCTCAGAGCAAAGAGAAGACTCTACAGAAAATGGTTGCCTCAGGTCTGACTGAGCGTGTTGTGAATGACAAG ACcctgtcattttattttcatcccTGTGGGAAGATCCCTCCTCCTGTCATTATGGTTCAGAATGTCAGCTTCAAGTATTCTGAAAATGCG CCACATATTTATAAGAACCTGGAGTTTGGAATTGACTTGGACACACGGGTGGCCCTTGTAGGGCCCAATGGGGCGGGCAAGTCTACTTTGCTGAAGCTCCTCGCTGGAGAG CTCCTGCCCACAGATGGTATGATTCGAAAACACTCCCATGTGAAGATTGGACGATATCATCAG cATCTAACAGAGCAACTGGAGCTTGACCTTTCACCTCTGGAATATATGATGAAGTGTTATCCAGACATTaaggagaaagaagaaatgaggaAAATCATCGGCCGCTATGGACTCACTGGCAAACAGCAG GTGAGCCCTATTCGCAATCTGTCTGATGGGCAGAAGTGCCGTGTGTGCTTTGCCTGGCTGGCTTGGCAGAATCCCCACATGCTCTTTCTTGATGAGCCGACCAATCATCTTGACATTGAAACTATTGACGCTCTGGCTGAAGCGATCAATGAATTTGAGGGTGGAATGATGCTGGTCAGCCACGACTTCAGGCTTATTCAGCAG GTGGCTCAGGAGATCTGGGTATGTGAAAAGCAGACCATTACAAAATGGAGCAGGGATATTCTGGCCTACAAGGAACATCTAAAATCAAAAATTGACAAACAGACGCATGATTTATAG